CGAACGAAGCTGAATGAATGCATTGCTATATGGCTATTTGAACTGTTACTTGTATCGATCAAGGAtttccatttgtttctttGCAAGCCGAAtgatttgaacacattttgttttgcagatCTGCATCCGAGTAGACGGACGCATGGAGTCTAGTAGATCCAGTTTACCGGGACCCACTGGTGCTCGTGTGACAGCTGCTCTAGCGCTTCCGTCACCTGCCGGAATGTGTCATCGAAGTCTTCGTTCACAATGACCATGTCCAGGTACTTGTCGTACTTTCGCTGGAGCAGTGCACTCTCCTCGACCGCCGATATCAAATCATCGTCCTACgagaaggggaaaaaacattATTATCCAATGAAACTATATCAAacagcacaattttttttcgataaacATCAAATCACTTATGAACGATCATGCTGGAGCATTTGAATATTACCTCATACAGCGATGCCAACGATTCCAGAGTCTTTGCTCGACGGGAGCTGAAGCGTATAGAGCTTTGACGATCAAACTGGAAGCatgaacagaagaaaaaaacataccacGACCACACCAAAATACGAGCAATTAGTTATCATGCAACATACAACGACACACAGAAGAACGGTACGTGTTTATaggttttaatatgttttgtttgtggtaTTGCGTGAAACACATccataaaaacacaaacattcaAGCTTCTGTTAATAGAAAAATCGATTCTTACATGCAAGTTCCTCGTCGATCCACTGGCCGATCTGCGCTCGGAGTAAAGCAGCTTCAGTTGCTCCATTCCTGGTGCCGCAATAAACAACACGAACGGCATAAACTCGGGACTGTTGTGCAGAGTCTTCAGTGCTGCCGGTGAACAATCCAGTACACACATTTTACCTGAAATCGGGATAGGCGACAGTTAGCACCATGATTACACAGATCGATCACTAAAATACTAACCTTGCCGGATAACGTCACGAATCGAATCCAGATGGGTACCGTACAGATTACCATTATGCTCACCAAACTCCAAGAACTTGTTCTCCCGGATCTCTTGCTCCATTTCTTCACGATCGGTAAACCAGTAGGCCTTGCCCGACTCCTCCAGCGGTCGCGGTTGACGTGAAGTGTCTGTAAGCAATGGGCAAAGCATATGACAGTTAACACTATGTTTTTGGAATTCCAATGAGACATATGTCCAATACATACGCGGCAGTACTGATCCAAACTTATCCGGATCGCTGTTGATCAGTCGGTTCTTTAGCGTTCGTCGTCCAACTCCGGCCACGCCCACCAACACCAGTGTCTTCCGCTTGAATGGTGGCATTTTGGTAACTTCCTCGTACAGCATCAGATCCGCTTTATCGAACTCGCTATTCTGCTTCGTTTTGTACAGTATCTTTCGCTTCTTCTTTGAAATCTGCAAAGAATTCAGACATTGCAGTAACCTTCTCTTGTTGTATAAACACTCCACGCTTTGACACTTACCCTTGTTCCACAAATGCCTATCTTATGCACGAAATCTGCCTCCGGAGGTACGTACGCCTGGCGGCGTTCCTCCAGCTCCTGGGACGGTATGAGCCCCGTTGGTCCATCCTCTCCCGCATGCTTCGCCTGCCACCAGTTTGGATCCTTCACGTTGATAATCTGCAGTATGTCACCGCGCAAAAACGACAGCCCAATCTCCTTGCACGGTAACAGATTGTCCTCATTTGGGTCGTAATCGAACAGCGCCCGCATATAACACTGAAAATTGAGTAACAATCGAGAGCGAAGAACCAATACGATTAGAGGAAATTGGGAAGCAACACGTTTTCTAACAGCCCTACAAGTATCCTATCAACTAGCTTTTTTGGTTTATCTATGAATGTAAGTCCTGAGTATGGCTGGTGCTAGATCCTGCGCGACACTACATACTACATTGTACATACATTGCAACATCGATGAAGTGCACTTTTAGCGTGGCTGTGGGTACAGAACGGGTGCCAGAGACGCGTGGTGAGACTTCCGTAACGACAAACGTCCACTCTATATAGCTTGTTAGGAGGTCTTTGCTGACGGCACGTTTGAACACATAAGGCAAACGAATAACATAACTCAAATGTAAACACAAATTTCAAACTGAACACACAAAAGCAGCCAAAACTGATAGGGCAAATTGGCAAATAAATGCTTCCAACTCACAAAACTAAAACCACACTTCAACGAATCGCAAACGCTGATCTATTTAAACAAGGTTAACGAGAGACAAacagaacaaacacacacaaaggaaaCCAGTTAGTACAGCGTCGGTGCCACAAGCACACAGGTACGAAACTAAAAGCTACAGCGTAACTAAACACTAACTAAAACTTAAAACCAATAAAGAAAAGCCAGTCAAGGCGTAAAACACTCCACTTACCGTCAGCTTCTTGCCCGAGTCTAAATTTCTTCCATTCTTTACCTGTCCACCGGCCATGGTGATGCGGGCAGATTTCATCTCCTCCTCGACGCTCGGCCCAATCTTCAACGTTACCGACTCCTTCGCGACCGAGATCTCGCCCTGCAGCTCCTCGGGCGTGGTCACGGGCACCCCGTTCACCTCCAGTATGACGTCGCCCGGATGGAGCAGGCCCTGCCGATCGATCATGCCGCCCGCGATGATTCGGGCCACCACCAGCTGATTGTGCTCGTCGACCTCCACCGTCAGGCCGAGCGGTTCGTCCGGATTTCTCCGGATCCCGACCATCTTGATCGTTTCCCCGGGCATATCGTTGATGGTGAGCAGCTCCACACCGGACCCGTCGACTGTCTCGCTGGATGAGCTGGCCTGATGGTACTGACTGTTGCCACCCGGGCTGGACGTGGCGGACGTGGGGGGATGCTTTAGCTTTTCGAGCTGCGTCTCACCGATCTCGTCGTGCGCTTCGAGCAGGGCGCGAAAGTGTGGATAGCGGAAGATGCGAGCGAGCTCACGGGCGTGCGGATTCCTCGACAGGCTACAGCGATCGATCACCTCCTTCAGTAGGGGCGCGTTGTCCACTCGCACTGGATGCAGTGGCGCTGGTGCTTCCTCGAGTTTGTCTTGGATCTGTTTTCGCGGGGAGCAcacgagaagaagaaaagtcaCACTATTAGCACAATCTGGAAAGATACTCAACAGAGAGGGCGCAACTGAACGCAGCTATGCCGTGTGAGTGCAATCGTCGTACTATAGTACCATTCACTACCAGAGTCGTCGATCAGCCCCACTACACGGGGTGGGTTTTCGAAGGTGGGATAAAACCCTCGTGACAACACACAACCACTTGCTCACGATTTCGAATCTTGTCGTGCGCTTCTatcagtgtttgtgtgagagcTTTCTGTATGATCAAGGTGACGCAATGTTGTGTGGTATGCGATGCAGTACACGGTGGTGCCCCACCTAGTGCGCACATGTATCCGCAGCGACATGTGGTCGCTGATCACTCAAACATACGCACACGTACGTGATACGTACGATCGAGGTTGTTTGGTGCGCGTAGTGCAATTGACACACTCAGTTGCCCGAGCACGCGCTTGTCAAAGACAGTTCCAAATGAATCGTTTATAATTGGAGGCGAACAGAATGTTGGCGTGATGGTGGAACGGTGGAATACGGTGGGCACGGATCAGTCGCTCAGAACGCAGTGGATGAATCATACCGATTCAAttgttttgatgcagcggtacTACGCTTAATCAACGGTGGAGAGCAAAAGGTGACTCCCTATGTGCTTCCCCCCCTTGAAAGCGGGAATTTCGCAAAGCAATGTAATATCGGTATATAGTAACACATTGTCACACCATCTCTTGGAAGCACGttgcaaatttaaaaaaaaaactatattctTACCAACATCCGATGGTCTTGAACACAGTGAAACAAGATAACTCCAAAGCTGCTAAACCTCTTCCAAGCACATCCAAACGATAACTGAAACGTTTCAACACGATGTGGGATGATTTTGTGCTGTAAGTGCATCTAAAATCATACAATCGTACTCCAATGTACATGCATGCAAATGTGTTTAAATGGCAATTAAACACGCTACGAGGGTGAAGGGAGGTATACACCTAACTTCGAAAACAATTTCAACTATCATGCCAATCGTA
This sequence is a window from Anopheles merus strain MAF chromosome 3R, AmerM5.1, whole genome shotgun sequence. Protein-coding genes within it:
- the LOC121595829 gene encoding MAGUK p55 subfamily member 6 isoform X1, with protein sequence MDSMHRYGSTKLDNAAFQHVRENLTDLNGRSEANETDLVFLQGILANPAVTQLIKIQDKLEEAPAPLHPVRVDNAPLLKEVIDRCSLSRNPHARELARIFRYPHFRALLEAHDEIGETQLEKLKHPPTSATSSPGGNSQYHQASSSSETVDGSGVELLTINDMPGETIKMVGIRRNPDEPLGLTVEVDEHNQLVVARIIAGGMIDRQGLLHPGDVILEVNGVPVTTPEELQGEISVAKESVTLKIGPSVEEEMKSARITMAGGQVKNGRNLDSGKKLTCYMRALFDYDPNEDNLLPCKEIGLSFLRGDILQIINVKDPNWWQAKHAGEDGPTGLIPSQELEERRQAYVPPEADFVHKIGICGTRISKKKRKILYKTKQNSEFDKADLMLYEEVTKMPPFKRKTLVLVGVAGVGRRTLKNRLINSDPDKFGSVLPHTSRQPRPLEESGKAYWFTDREEMEQEIRENKFLEFGEHNGNLYGTHLDSIRDVIRQGKMCVLDCSPAALKTLHNSPEFMPFVLFIAAPGMEQLKLLYSERRSASGSTRNLHFDRQSSIRFSSRRAKTLESLASLYEDDDLISAVEESALLQRKYDKYLDMVIVNEDFDDTFRQVTEALEQLSHEHQWVPVNWIY
- the LOC121595829 gene encoding MAGUK p55 subfamily member 6 isoform X6; amino-acid sequence: MLIQDKLEEAPAPLHPVRVDNAPLLKEVIDRCSLSRNPHARELARIFRYPHFRALLEAHDEIGETQLEKLKHPPTSATSSPGGNSQYHQASSSSETVDGSGVELLTINDMPGETIKMVGIRRNPDEPLGLTVEVDEHNQLVVARIIAGGMIDRQGLLHPGDVILEVNGVPVTTPEELQGEISVAKESVTLKIGPSVEEEMKSARITMAGGQVKNGRNLDSGKKLTCYMRALFDYDPNEDNLLPCKEIGLSFLRGDILQIINVKDPNWWQAKHAGEDGPTGLIPSQELEERRQAYVPPEADFVHKIGICGTRISKKKRKILYKTKQNSEFDKADLMLYEEVTKMPPFKRKTLVLVGVAGVGRRTLKNRLINSDPDKFGSVLPHTSRQPRPLEESGKAYWFTDREEMEQEIRENKFLEFGEHNGNLYGTHLDSIRDVIRQGKMCVLDCSPAALKTLHNSPEFMPFVLFIAAPGMEQLKLLYSERRSASGSTRNLHFDRQSSIRFSSRRAKTLESLASLYEDDDLISAVEESALLQRKYDKYLDMVIVNEDFDDTFRQVTEALEQLSHEHQWVPVNWIY
- the LOC121595829 gene encoding MAGUK p55 subfamily member 6 isoform X3, with translation MDSMHRYGSTKLDNAAFQHVRENLTDLNGRSEANETDLVFLQGILANPAVTQLIKIQDKLEEAPAPLHPVRVDNAPLLKEVIDRCSLSRNPHARELARIFRYPHFRALLEAHDEIGETQLEKLKHPPTSATSSPGGNSQYHQASSSSETVDGSGVELLTINDMPGETIKMVGIRRNPDEPLGLTVEVDEHNQLVVARIIAGGMIDRQGLLHPGDVILEVNGVPVTTPEELQGEISVAKESVTLKIGPSVEEEMKSARITMAGGQVKNGRNLDSGKKLTCYMRALFDYDPNEDNLLPCKEIGLSFLRGDILQIINVKDPNWWQAKHAGEDGPTGLIPSQELEERRQAYVPPEADFVHKIGICGTRISKKKRKILYKTKQNSEFDKADLMLYEEVTKMPPFKRKTLVLVGVAGVGRRTLKNRLINSDPDKFGSVLPHTSRQPRPLEESGKAYWFTDREEMEQEIRENKFLEFGEHNGNLYGTHLDSIRDVIRQGKMCVLDCSPAALKTLHNSPEFMPFVLFIAAPGMEQLKLLYSERRSASGSTRNLHDDDLISAVEESALLQRKYDKYLDMVIVNEDFDDTFRQVTEALEQLSHEHQWVPVNWIY
- the LOC121595829 gene encoding MAGUK p55 subfamily member 6 isoform X5 gives rise to the protein MVRFGKKETTDKRQLLASMDSMHRYGSTKLDNAAFQHVRENLTDLNGRSEANETDLVFLQGILANPAVTQLIKIQDKLEEAPAPLHPVRVDNAPLLKEVIDRCSLSRNPHARELARIFRYPHFRALLEAHDEIGETQLEKLKHPPTSATSSPGGNSQYHQASSSSETVDGSGVELLTINDMPGETIKMVGIRRNPDEPLGLTVEVDEHNQLVVARIIAGGMIDRQGLLHPGDVILEVNGVPVTTPEELQGEISVAKESVTLKIGPSVEEEMKSARITMAGGQVKNGRNLDSGKKLTCYMRALFDYDPNEDNLLPCKEIGLSFLRGDILQIINVKDPNWWQAKHAGEDGPTGLIPSQELEERRQAYVPPEADFVHKIGICGTRISKKKRKILYKTKQNSEFDKADLMLYEEVTKMPPFKRKTLVLVGVAGVGRRTLKNRLINSDPDKFGSVLPHTSRQPRPLEESGKAYWFTDREEMEQEIRENKFLEFGEHNGNLYGTHLDSIRDVIRQGKMCVLDCSPAALKTLHNSPEFMPFVLFIAAPGMEQLKLLYSERRSASGSTRNLHFDRQSSIRFSSRRAKTLESLASLYEDDDLISAVEESALLQRKYDKYLDMVIVNEDFDDTFRQVTEALEQLSHEHQWVPVNWIY
- the LOC121595829 gene encoding MAGUK p55 subfamily member 6 isoform X7; its protein translation is MPGETIKMVGIRRNPDEPLGLTVEVDEHNQLVVARIIAGGMIDRQGLLHPGDVILEVNGVPVTTPEELQGEISVAKESVTLKIGPSVEEEMKSARITMAGGQVKNGRNLDSGKKLTCYMRALFDYDPNEDNLLPCKEIGLSFLRGDILQIINVKDPNWWQAKHAGEDGPTGLIPSQELEERRQAYVPPEADFVHKIGICGTRISKKKRKILYKTKQNSEFDKADLMLYEEVTKMPPFKRKTLVLVGVAGVGRRTLKNRLINSDPDKFGSVLPHTSRQPRPLEESGKAYWFTDREEMEQEIRENKFLEFGEHNGNLYGTHLDSIRDVIRQGKMCVLDCSPAALKTLHNSPEFMPFVLFIAAPGMEQLKLLYSERRSASGSTRNLHFDRQSSIRFSSRRAKTLESLASLYEDDDLISAVEESALLQRKYDKYLDMVIVNEDFDDTFRQVTEALEQLSHEHQWVPVNWIY
- the LOC121595829 gene encoding MAGUK p55 subfamily member 6 isoform X4 translates to MVHLYQTTTAPQPSPKTVTKPASFMASLKGLFFRTNQSKPSTEGPNTRPKSLWTRNSAPQAPIASPESGSEPSSLVLPRVPEAPIQPLTVHRTVTIQLPHHGDNRYDIRSGRSRGLGKDRRRAKAAIKPVKRRSFGKRINNLWSNFGLLRSSEKIVEFANGHAAFQHVRENLTDLNGRSEANETDLVFLQGILANPAVTQLIKIQDKLEEAPAPLHPVRVDNAPLLKEVIDRCSLSRNPHARELARIFRYPHFRALLEAHDEIGETQLEKLKHPPTSATSSPGGNSQYHQASSSSETVDGSGVELLTINDMPGETIKMVGIRRNPDEPLGLTVEVDEHNQLVVARIIAGGMIDRQGLLHPGDVILEVNGVPVTTPEELQGEISVAKESVTLKIGPSVEEEMKSARITMAGGQVKNGRNLDSGKKLTCYMRALFDYDPNEDNLLPCKEIGLSFLRGDILQIINVKDPNWWQAKHAGEDGPTGLIPSQELEERRQAYVPPEADFVHKIGICGTRISKKKRKILYKTKQNSEFDKADLMLYEEVTKMPPFKRKTLVLVGVAGVGRRTLKNRLINSDPDKFGSVLPHTSRQPRPLEESGKAYWFTDREEMEQEIRENKFLEFGEHNGNLYGTHLDSIRDVIRQGKMCVLDCSPAALKTLHNSPEFMPFVLFIAAPGMEQLKLLYSERRSASGSTRNLHFDRQSSIRFSSRRAKTLESLASLYEDDDLISAVEESALLQRKYDKYLDMVIVNEDFDDTFRQVTEALEQLSHEHQWVPVNWIY
- the LOC121595829 gene encoding MAGUK p55 subfamily member 6 isoform X2, with the protein product MDSMHRYGSTKLDNAAFQHVRENLTDLNGRSEANETDLVFLQGILANPAVTQLIKIQDKLEEAPAPLHPVRVDNAPLLKEVIDRCSLSRNPHARELARIFRYPHFRALLEAHDEIGETQLEKLKHPPTSATSSPGGNSQYHQASSSSETVDGSGVELLTINDMPGETIKMVGIRRNPDEPLGLTVEVDEHNQLVVARIIAGGMIDRQGLLHPGDVILEVNGVPVTTPEELQGEISVAKESVTLKIGPSVEEEMKSARITMAGGQCYMRALFDYDPNEDNLLPCKEIGLSFLRGDILQIINVKDPNWWQAKHAGEDGPTGLIPSQELEERRQAYVPPEADFVHKIGICGTRISKKKRKILYKTKQNSEFDKADLMLYEEVTKMPPFKRKTLVLVGVAGVGRRTLKNRLINSDPDKFGSVLPHTSRQPRPLEESGKAYWFTDREEMEQEIRENKFLEFGEHNGNLYGTHLDSIRDVIRQGKMCVLDCSPAALKTLHNSPEFMPFVLFIAAPGMEQLKLLYSERRSASGSTRNLHFDRQSSIRFSSRRAKTLESLASLYEDDDLISAVEESALLQRKYDKYLDMVIVNEDFDDTFRQVTEALEQLSHEHQWVPVNWIY